The following coding sequences lie in one Euhalothece natronophila Z-M001 genomic window:
- the rppA gene encoding two-component system response regulator RppA, which yields MQILLVDDETELTTPLSRVLTAEGYQVDVANNGVQGEELAQDNGYNLLILDWLMPEKSGLELCQNLRSRGDKTPVLFLTAKDTVDDRVQGLDVGADDYIVKPFELREFLARVRALLRRSAEENIVTSSLKLYDLELDINNQIAYRRGRAIELSQRETKLLSYLMQYPEQVLTHQQIYQHLWGEESPPSSNVLAALVRLLRRKLEAPGETSLIHTVYGKGYRFMEET from the coding sequence ATGCAAATATTACTCGTCGATGATGAAACAGAATTAACAACCCCTCTTTCTCGAGTTTTAACGGCTGAGGGATATCAAGTGGATGTAGCAAATAATGGAGTGCAAGGAGAAGAATTAGCCCAAGATAATGGTTATAATTTGCTAATTTTAGATTGGTTAATGCCAGAAAAGTCAGGATTAGAATTATGTCAAAATCTGCGATCGCGCGGTGATAAAACCCCAGTATTATTTTTAACGGCAAAAGATACGGTTGATGATCGCGTACAAGGATTAGATGTGGGCGCAGATGACTATATTGTTAAACCCTTTGAGTTAAGAGAATTTCTAGCGAGAGTGAGAGCCTTATTAAGGCGGTCTGCTGAAGAAAATATCGTTACTTCTTCTCTCAAACTATATGATTTAGAACTTGATATCAATAATCAAATTGCCTATCGTCGAGGAAGAGCGATTGAACTTTCTCAAAGAGAAACCAAACTCTTAAGCTATTTAATGCAGTATCCAGAACAAGTTTTAACCCATCAACAAATTTATCAACATTTATGGGGAGAAGAGAGTCCACCGAGTAGTAATGTTTTAGCAGCCTTAGTGCGTTTATTACGGCGTAAACTTGAAGCGCCTGGAGAAACTAGTTTAATTCATACCGTTTACGGAAAAGGATATCGTTTTATGGAAGAAACATAA
- a CDS encoding adenosine kinase codes for MAYDVYGMGNALLDIEFKVTPDLLEQLGIDKGVMTLIEADRQQQLINDLKGYMGKKSGGGSAANTMFAISQFGGKGFYSCKVANDEMGDSYVQDLINAGIDTNLQNQERDSGITGQCLVFVTPDADRTMNTHLGISAQFSEKELNENAIALSEYLYIEGYLVTDPTSKAAAIKGREIAQNAGKKVALSLSDLNMAKYFKEGFLEMIGDGIDLIFSNESEALTMAETDDLAKACDYLKTLSKGFVITRGPKGALVYDGSSLIEVEPKPVKAVDTVGAGDMFAGAFLYGLTHGMSHAHAGKLASAASARLVTSYGPRLEPQEAKEVLAEVKA; via the coding sequence ATGGCGTATGATGTCTATGGTATGGGAAACGCCCTGTTAGATATTGAATTTAAGGTAACTCCTGATCTCTTAGAACAGTTAGGCATTGATAAAGGAGTAATGACGCTGATTGAAGCAGATCGGCAACAACAGTTAATTAATGATTTAAAAGGTTACATGGGCAAAAAAAGTGGTGGGGGTTCCGCTGCTAATACCATGTTTGCCATTAGTCAGTTTGGTGGAAAGGGCTTCTATTCCTGTAAAGTGGCTAATGATGAGATGGGAGACTCATATGTGCAAGACTTAATTAATGCTGGCATTGATACTAATTTACAGAATCAAGAGCGGGATTCTGGTATTACAGGACAATGTTTGGTGTTTGTAACTCCCGATGCAGATCGCACTATGAATACCCATTTAGGGATTTCTGCACAATTTTCTGAGAAAGAATTAAACGAAAACGCGATCGCGCTTTCCGAATATCTGTATATTGAAGGATATTTGGTCACTGATCCCACAAGTAAAGCCGCCGCGATTAAAGGGCGTGAAATTGCCCAAAATGCTGGTAAGAAAGTGGCTCTTTCTCTGTCTGACCTGAATATGGCAAAATACTTCAAAGAAGGCTTCCTCGAAATGATTGGTGATGGCATTGATTTAATCTTTTCTAATGAAAGTGAAGCCCTCACTATGGCAGAAACGGACGATTTAGCCAAAGCCTGTGATTACCTGAAAACTCTCAGTAAAGGTTTTGTTATTACTCGGGGACCAAAAGGGGCTTTAGTGTATGATGGAAGTAGCCTGATTGAAGTAGAACCTAAACCAGTAAAAGCAGTAGATACTGTGGGTGCTGGCGATATGTTTGCTGGTGCATTCCTTTATGGTCTTACTCACGGAATGAGTCATGCTCATGCTGGTAAATTAGCTTCTGCTGCCTCGGCGCGTTTGGTTACTAGTTATGGTCCTCGTTTAGAGCCACAAGAAGCAAAAGAAGTTTTGGCTGAGGTTAAGGCTTAA
- a CDS encoding bifunctional aminoglycoside phosphotransferase/ATP-binding protein produces the protein MVSHNSLIEELKNPEFYPHPVQSPIEVLQTHISYIFLTGDYAYKLKKPLDLGFLDFSSLEKRRFFCQQELELNQPIAPDIYLDVLTITQQEETLALNGNGKVVEYILKMRQFPQSTLLSEMEKAGTLTESLLERLGKKVARFHQKTKTNDYIREFGKPETIEAAINENYQQTEKYIGLTQEETKFKATKAFTDRFFQENYALLKQRQTNHSIRECHGDLHLKNICYWQDKIQLFDRIEFNEPFRFVDVMYDVAFTVMDLEFRKRADLGNIFLNHYLEYTGDWEGVQVLPLYLSRQAYVRAKVNSLMLDDSNVTEEVKEKAKAKASQYYDLAWYYTQPQQGRFWMMSGLSGSGKSTVAREMAKQENAIHLRSDAVRKHLAGIDLEASGDETIYRPEMTEKTYERLLEIGILLASQGWKVILDAKYDRQGLREAVITEAESDNIPLEIIHCYAPMEVLRDRVSQRTGDISDATPNLLAEQQANAEPFTEKEQAYVRTINTHA, from the coding sequence ATGGTTAGTCATAATTCCCTCATTGAAGAGTTAAAAAATCCTGAATTTTATCCTCATCCTGTTCAATCTCCTATTGAGGTATTACAAACCCATATTTCTTATATTTTTTTAACGGGGGATTATGCTTATAAATTAAAAAAGCCACTTGATTTAGGCTTTTTGGATTTTTCTAGCTTAGAGAAAAGACGCTTTTTTTGTCAGCAAGAATTAGAATTAAATCAACCGATCGCGCCTGATATTTATTTAGACGTTCTCACGATTACGCAACAGGAAGAAACCTTAGCACTTAATGGCAACGGGAAAGTCGTAGAATACATCTTAAAAATGCGTCAATTTCCCCAGTCAACGCTATTAAGTGAAATGGAAAAAGCGGGAACTCTAACGGAATCTTTATTAGAACGATTAGGAAAAAAGGTTGCTCGATTTCATCAAAAGACGAAAACGAATGATTATATTCGGGAATTTGGAAAACCCGAGACCATTGAAGCAGCAATTAATGAGAATTATCAGCAGACAGAAAAATATATTGGCTTAACGCAAGAGGAAACGAAGTTTAAAGCAACTAAAGCCTTTACAGATCGCTTTTTTCAAGAAAATTATGCCTTACTCAAACAACGACAAACCAATCACTCGATTCGAGAATGTCATGGTGACTTACACCTCAAAAATATCTGTTACTGGCAAGATAAAATCCAATTATTTGATCGCATTGAATTTAATGAACCCTTCCGCTTTGTGGATGTGATGTATGATGTGGCGTTTACCGTCATGGATTTAGAATTTAGGAAACGTGCGGATCTAGGGAATATCTTTTTGAATCACTATCTAGAATATACAGGGGACTGGGAAGGCGTGCAGGTTTTACCTCTGTATCTAAGCCGACAAGCCTATGTGCGAGCCAAAGTTAATTCTTTGATGCTCGATGATTCTAATGTCACTGAGGAAGTAAAAGAGAAAGCTAAGGCAAAAGCAAGCCAATACTATGATCTCGCTTGGTACTATACTCAACCGCAACAAGGGCGTTTCTGGATGATGTCAGGGTTATCAGGATCAGGAAAGAGTACCGTTGCTAGAGAGATGGCTAAACAAGAAAATGCGATTCATTTACGTTCCGATGCAGTGCGAAAACATCTAGCAGGAATTGATCTTGAAGCCTCTGGGGATGAGACGATTTATCGCCCAGAAATGACAGAAAAGACTTATGAGAGATTATTGGAAATTGGGATTCTGTTAGCGTCTCAGGGTTGGAAAGTGATTTTAGATGCCAAATATGATCGGCAAGGGTTAAGAGAAGCAGTGATAACTGAAGCAGAGAGTGATAATATCCCTTTAGAGATTATCCATTGTTATGCCCCCATGGAAGTATTGCGCGATCGCGTTTCTCAACGCACAGGAGATATTTCTGATGCAACTCCTAACTTACTAGCTGAACAACAAGCCAACGCCGAACCCTTTACCGAAAAAGAACAGGCGTATGTGAGAACTATTAACACCCATGCTTAA
- a CDS encoding sodium/glutamate symporter, with protein sequence MNTTGLELVDVFAAFIILGLFLLLGRFLKEKIDLFKQLYLPESILAGAVALLLGKEGLGHLVPPDNFLANQGIFPQDVTTVWAQAPSIFINLVFATLFLGETIPSPKEVWRKIAPQVAFAQILAWGQYVVGLTVTILILTPLFDINPIAGALIEIGFEGGHGTAAGMAEVLDTFGFEEGSELALGLATVGLIAGVVTGTILINWGRKKGHIVSETENNLSFQESTNSSETVQTEYEDFNKHVLLDPLSINLGIVAIAVTLGWLILKALQELEALTWAKIEIEIMNYVPLFPMALIGGLIVQITMKKLGIDHLILRPLQKNIAGVSLDAVIFSAIASISLTVLGTNFIPFLILAITGITWNIAAFLFFAPRLLPSYWFQRGIGDMGQSMGVTATGLLLLQMVDPDNKTGALESFAYKQLLFEPIVGGGFFTAAAPILVFQLGPIPVLTLTASLLVFWIVFGWVNFKV encoded by the coding sequence TTGAATACAACAGGATTAGAATTAGTCGATGTTTTTGCGGCGTTTATTATTTTGGGACTGTTTTTATTATTAGGACGCTTCCTGAAAGAAAAGATTGATCTTTTTAAGCAACTCTATCTCCCTGAGTCAATTTTAGCAGGGGCGGTGGCTCTCTTATTAGGAAAAGAAGGGTTAGGACATCTCGTTCCTCCTGATAACTTTCTCGCCAATCAAGGTATCTTTCCCCAAGATGTAACAACAGTTTGGGCACAAGCCCCGAGTATTTTTATTAATTTAGTTTTTGCTACTTTATTTCTCGGTGAAACTATCCCTAGTCCGAAAGAGGTGTGGCGAAAAATTGCTCCCCAAGTTGCTTTTGCTCAAATTTTAGCTTGGGGGCAATATGTTGTTGGGTTAACCGTTACCATTTTAATTTTAACTCCATTATTTGATATTAATCCTATTGCTGGGGCTTTAATTGAAATTGGTTTTGAAGGAGGGCATGGCACTGCTGCAGGGATGGCCGAAGTGTTAGATACTTTTGGCTTTGAGGAAGGAAGTGAGCTAGCTTTGGGATTAGCAACTGTCGGTTTAATTGCTGGTGTAGTCACAGGGACAATTTTAATTAATTGGGGACGTAAAAAAGGACATATTGTTTCCGAAACTGAAAATAATTTATCTTTTCAAGAGTCAACAAATAGTTCTGAAACTGTTCAAACCGAATATGAAGATTTTAATAAGCACGTTTTACTGGATCCCTTATCTATTAATTTAGGAATTGTCGCGATCGCGGTTACGTTAGGTTGGCTAATTTTGAAAGCCTTACAAGAGTTAGAAGCGTTAACTTGGGCAAAGATTGAAATTGAAATTATGAATTATGTTCCCCTATTTCCTATGGCACTGATTGGGGGGCTAATTGTCCAGATTACTATGAAAAAGTTAGGGATTGATCATTTAATTTTACGACCCTTACAGAAAAATATTGCAGGGGTTTCGTTAGATGCCGTTATTTTTAGCGCGATCGCGTCTATTTCTTTAACTGTTCTCGGAACTAATTTTATCCCATTTTTAATTCTCGCTATTACTGGTATTACTTGGAATATTGCCGCTTTTCTATTCTTTGCGCCACGTCTATTGCCTTCTTACTGGTTTCAACGAGGGATTGGAGACATGGGACAATCAATGGGCGTTACCGCAACTGGGCTATTGTTATTACAAATGGTTGATCCTGACAATAAAACTGGGGCTTTAGAAAGTTTTGCCTATAAACAACTGTTATTTGAACCCATTGTTGGCGGTGGCTTTTTTACAGCAGCTGCCCCCATTCTCGTGTTTCAATTGGGGCCAATTCCAGTATTAACTTTAACTGCCAGTCTGTTAGTCTTTTGGATTGTTTTTGGTTGGGTTAACTTTAAGGTTTAA
- a CDS encoding CPBP family intramembrane glutamic endopeptidase: MTLKRFLLLLLTLFAVGKIILSLGSSLSQPQIQARLELYQVNLSLQATTLEAVEEDSQISSETLLGENPYADAQKKYEESLELAKSRRRDIQTQLEGLSADATVGNGVNLAQVPDVSPEEQQLQGTIQELNGFIGELELKIGILELKQNNTETALATWQGLQEEFSQETGFANISRAASVLAGLWETPPQVSENAETTIQDQLDGWFEYEGLHRLYEVQGDEAALASLETAQQEKAQQALFNLAIVTGLPLIGGLIGFGLLLFLLTQWAIKGKESILATNQNTTWDTPWDWEITWQVLVVGFFFVGQILLPLLIAASGINPGIWDIQGKALYVLVTYILMTVGGLTVLYFSIRKYFPLPEGWFQIKGNNWLVWGIGGYLVAIPLVVIVSIINQEIWQGQGGSNPLLFLAVQAQDKVALLIFFITAAIAAPIFEEIIFRGFLLPSLTKYIPLWAAIGLSSLLFSVAHLSLSEVLPLLVLGLVLGVVYTRSRNILASILVHSLWNSGTLLSLYILGSSVN; this comes from the coding sequence ATGACCCTAAAACGCTTTCTTTTACTTCTGTTAACGCTGTTTGCGGTGGGAAAAATTATCCTTTCTCTGGGCAGTAGTCTCTCACAACCACAAATTCAAGCACGATTAGAACTGTATCAAGTTAATTTATCCTTACAGGCAACAACGTTAGAAGCGGTAGAAGAAGACAGTCAAATTTCTTCTGAAACCCTATTGGGGGAAAATCCCTATGCAGATGCCCAAAAGAAGTATGAGGAAAGTTTAGAGTTAGCAAAGAGTCGTCGCCGTGATATCCAAACCCAACTCGAAGGGTTATCTGCTGATGCGACAGTTGGCAATGGGGTTAATTTAGCCCAAGTTCCTGATGTTTCTCCAGAAGAACAACAGCTACAAGGAACAATTCAAGAGTTAAATGGTTTTATTGGCGAATTAGAACTCAAAATCGGCATTTTAGAGTTAAAACAGAACAATACTGAGACAGCGTTAGCAACCTGGCAAGGGTTACAGGAAGAATTTTCTCAAGAAACAGGATTTGCCAATATTTCTCGTGCTGCTAGTGTCTTAGCAGGGTTATGGGAAACACCCCCGCAAGTGAGTGAGAATGCGGAAACAACAATTCAAGATCAACTTGATGGTTGGTTTGAGTATGAAGGGTTACATCGCTTATATGAGGTGCAAGGAGATGAAGCAGCCTTAGCGTCTTTAGAAACTGCCCAACAGGAAAAAGCCCAGCAAGCGTTATTTAATTTAGCCATTGTAACGGGTTTACCGCTAATTGGGGGATTAATTGGGTTTGGGTTATTGCTTTTCTTACTTACACAATGGGCAATTAAAGGAAAAGAGTCTATTCTCGCGACAAATCAAAATACAACTTGGGATACGCCTTGGGATTGGGAAATTACTTGGCAAGTTTTAGTAGTGGGATTTTTCTTTGTTGGTCAAATTTTACTCCCGTTACTGATTGCTGCCTCTGGTATTAATCCTGGAATCTGGGATATTCAGGGAAAAGCCTTATATGTGTTAGTGACCTACATTTTGATGACAGTAGGAGGGTTAACGGTACTTTATTTTTCCATTCGCAAGTATTTTCCCCTTCCAGAAGGTTGGTTTCAGATTAAGGGGAATAATTGGCTAGTGTGGGGGATTGGTGGCTATTTAGTAGCAATTCCCTTAGTAGTGATTGTATCAATTATTAATCAGGAAATTTGGCAAGGACAAGGGGGCAGTAATCCGTTATTATTTTTAGCGGTACAAGCCCAAGATAAAGTGGCGTTATTGATCTTTTTTATCACAGCAGCGATCGCGGCTCCTATTTTTGAAGAGATTATCTTCCGTGGGTTTTTACTGCCCTCTCTGACAAAATATATTCCACTGTGGGCGGCAATTGGTTTAAGTAGTTTACTCTTTTCTGTAGCCCATTTGAGCTTATCAGAGGTGTTACCCTTACTGGTATTGGGATTAGTGTTGGGAGTTGTTTATACGCGATCGCGCAATATTCTCGCTTCCATTCTTGTTCACAGTCTTTGGAATAGTGGAACTTTACTCAGTTTATATATTTTAGGCAGTAGTGTTAATTAA
- a CDS encoding histidine phosphatase family protein, whose amino-acid sequence MATKVIIIRHGQSSYNLEQMIQGRCDKSVLTEQGRAQAEKVGSTLRQLEIKTIYSSPLQRAKESAEIIRNCFDVSPALQVAELLQEVDLPLWEEKKKDEIINHFPEDYRCWKTRPHEFYMVVNGQKHYPVLSLYEQAQEFWKSVISQHDGETIAIVAHNGINRCLISSAIGVPPALYHSIQQSNCGINVLNFQGGWGDPVELESLNQTAHLGVKLPSPRKNKGIRLLLVRHGETDWNKESRFQGKMDIPLNENGKEQGRKAADFLKETQLDFAVSSPMLRPKETAELILSHHSEIELELKEKLLEISHGNWEGKLKPEIEQEYPELLKQWQETPEVVQMPEGENLQQVWDRAIAAWEEIVAEKGKNTEGMKTGIVVAHDAINKVILCALLGLSPSNFWNVKQGNGAVSVIDYPEGKDGAPVLQAINITSHLATGIFDQTAAGAL is encoded by the coding sequence GTGGCAACTAAGGTAATTATTATCCGTCACGGACAAAGTAGCTATAATTTAGAACAGATGATTCAAGGGCGTTGTGACAAGTCTGTTTTAACAGAGCAAGGTCGCGCTCAGGCGGAAAAAGTTGGGAGTACCTTGCGCCAACTTGAGATCAAGACAATTTATTCTAGCCCTCTACAAAGAGCAAAAGAATCAGCAGAAATTATCCGCAATTGTTTTGACGTTTCTCCTGCTTTACAAGTTGCTGAGTTATTACAAGAGGTTGATCTCCCGTTATGGGAAGAAAAGAAAAAAGATGAGATCATCAATCATTTTCCAGAAGATTATCGCTGCTGGAAAACCCGCCCTCATGAATTTTATATGGTAGTGAATGGGCAAAAACATTATCCTGTTTTATCTCTTTACGAACAGGCACAGGAATTTTGGAAAAGCGTAATTTCTCAACATGATGGGGAAACCATTGCAATTGTTGCTCATAATGGCATTAATCGTTGTTTAATTAGTAGCGCGATCGGTGTTCCACCAGCCCTTTATCACTCGATTCAACAATCCAATTGTGGCATTAATGTCCTTAACTTCCAAGGGGGTTGGGGAGATCCTGTGGAATTAGAATCTCTTAATCAAACGGCTCATTTAGGGGTTAAATTACCTTCTCCTCGAAAAAATAAAGGGATTCGTTTACTATTAGTGCGTCATGGAGAAACTGACTGGAATAAGGAATCTCGCTTTCAAGGGAAAATGGATATCCCTCTCAATGAAAATGGGAAAGAACAAGGACGCAAAGCTGCTGATTTCTTGAAAGAAACCCAACTTGACTTTGCCGTTTCTAGCCCCATGTTACGCCCTAAAGAAACTGCCGAGTTAATTTTATCTCATCACTCAGAAATTGAGTTAGAACTAAAAGAAAAATTATTAGAAATTAGTCATGGTAATTGGGAAGGAAAATTAAAGCCAGAAATTGAACAGGAATATCCTGAACTATTAAAACAATGGCAAGAAACCCCAGAAGTTGTGCAAATGCCTGAAGGGGAAAATTTACAGCAAGTCTGGGATCGCGCGATCGCGGCTTGGGAAGAAATTGTTGCAGAAAAAGGAAAAAATACCGAAGGAATGAAAACAGGCATTGTGGTTGCTCATGATGCGATTAATAAAGTTATTCTCTGTGCATTATTAGGGTTATCTCCCAGTAATTTTTGGAATGTGAAACAAGGAAATGGAGCAGTGAGTGTCATTGATTATCCAGAGGGCAAAGATGGCGCACCAGTATTACAAGCGATTAATATTACCAGTCATCTCGCAACAGGAATTTTTGATCAAACTGCAGCTGGTGCCTTATAA
- a CDS encoding DUF3536 domain-containing protein: MSPSQETSLSVTLNLPVNSSEKITATGVYVTVHGHFYQPPRENPYLEAIERQPSAAPFHDWNERIHHQCYRPNAFARVLNDRGEVIDIVNNFEYLSFNVGPTLMSWLERYDLEVYQKIIEADHASCQRLNGHGNAIAQPYNHTILPLANQRDKITQIRWGKADFQSRFGREPEGMWLPEAAVDYPTLEALIAENIRFIILSPSQAQRCRPLPSVKNFFPQVWREVGGSQINPTRPYRCFVNESDFIDIFFYDGPISADMGFHDVLSSSQNFTERLKQAIQGDHRPSQLINVATDGETFGHHKPGTEKTLAYAFTREFSARHWQISNYAHYLSVSPPTWEVMLKPVTSWSCCHGVERWRNDCGCGGTPQTQQKWRKPLRDSLDWLRDELARIFEQEGKSIFSDPWQTRNDYIEILPGRQLYFTNDFLAQHSSHDLTSAETIKGLQLLEMQRQALLMYTSCGWFFEEISRPEAVQNLRYASRAIELAQQISGECLEELFIQGLAKAPSNEEKYENGAEVYHQLVKPAQVTIEQVVAHYALSSLFKDHREQHYHYSYYITQQHYQRQTIGALTLAMGLLNLQSHGTRETHTVVFAVLHLGRWDFHCCVKRSPNLASYWSSVQEIFAIFKRGSAAKTIVAMQTYFGEQCLGLENLLGEKRLEIMQQLTQETKTRLDELYTQIYRDNYTIFLALQEDNLPIPRELQVAAEITLSQRCIKSLQALERVEEEVTARETVLEELEAITTEAKTLKLELDIPEGRAILERLTVRSLWHLLNHDPDNVTKGEYTKRLIHLGQVLQLGVMLDRCQELYYYWLKSFDSSEFSPSLRPLLELGLDLAVDVRPWLQKGNS; the protein is encoded by the coding sequence ATGAGTCCTAGCCAGGAAACATCTTTATCAGTTACCTTAAACTTACCAGTAAATTCCTCAGAGAAAATCACAGCCACGGGGGTTTACGTTACTGTTCATGGTCATTTTTATCAGCCCCCACGGGAAAATCCTTATTTAGAGGCAATTGAACGCCAACCTAGCGCGGCTCCTTTTCATGATTGGAATGAGCGTATTCATCATCAATGTTATCGTCCTAATGCTTTTGCCAGAGTTTTAAATGATCGCGGGGAAGTAATTGATATTGTTAATAATTTTGAATATTTAAGTTTCAATGTTGGCCCCACATTAATGTCATGGCTAGAACGCTACGACCTGGAAGTATATCAAAAAATTATTGAAGCCGATCATGCCAGTTGTCAACGCCTCAATGGACATGGAAACGCGATCGCGCAACCCTACAACCATACCATTCTTCCCCTAGCCAATCAACGAGATAAAATTACCCAAATTCGGTGGGGAAAAGCAGATTTTCAATCTCGATTTGGACGTGAACCAGAAGGAATGTGGCTTCCAGAAGCAGCAGTAGATTATCCGACATTAGAAGCATTAATTGCTGAAAATATCCGTTTTATCATTCTTTCTCCTTCTCAAGCCCAACGCTGTCGTCCATTACCCAGTGTTAAAAATTTCTTTCCTCAAGTTTGGCGGGAAGTTGGAGGCTCACAAATTAATCCCACGCGCCCTTATCGCTGTTTTGTTAATGAGAGCGACTTTATTGATATTTTCTTCTATGATGGACCAATTTCCGCAGATATGGGATTCCATGATGTACTCAGTAGCTCCCAAAATTTCACTGAACGATTAAAACAGGCAATTCAAGGAGATCATCGCCCCTCTCAACTCATTAATGTGGCAACTGATGGCGAAACATTTGGACATCATAAACCCGGTACTGAGAAAACTCTTGCTTATGCGTTTACTCGTGAATTTTCGGCCCGACATTGGCAAATTAGCAACTATGCCCATTATTTAAGTGTATCTCCTCCCACCTGGGAAGTAATGCTCAAACCGGTTACATCTTGGAGTTGTTGTCATGGGGTAGAACGTTGGCGCAATGACTGTGGTTGTGGGGGAACTCCTCAAACGCAACAAAAATGGCGTAAACCTTTGCGAGACAGTTTAGACTGGCTACGAGATGAATTAGCAAGAATTTTTGAACAAGAAGGGAAATCCATCTTTTCTGATCCTTGGCAAACTCGTAACGATTACATTGAGATTTTACCTGGCAGACAGCTTTATTTTACTAATGATTTTCTGGCTCAACACAGTAGCCATGATCTCACCTCAGCAGAAACTATTAAGGGGTTACAGCTTTTAGAAATGCAACGTCAAGCCCTCTTAATGTACACCAGTTGCGGTTGGTTTTTTGAAGAAATTTCTCGCCCGGAAGCCGTGCAAAATTTACGTTATGCCTCTCGCGCCATTGAACTAGCACAACAGATTTCTGGAGAATGCTTAGAAGAGCTATTTATCCAAGGTTTAGCTAAAGCCCCCAGTAATGAGGAAAAATATGAAAACGGGGCGGAAGTTTATCATCAATTAGTGAAACCAGCCCAAGTAACAATTGAACAAGTAGTTGCTCATTATGCCCTTAGTTCTTTGTTTAAGGATCATCGTGAGCAACACTATCATTATTCTTATTACATTACGCAACAACATTATCAACGACAAACTATTGGGGCCTTAACCTTAGCTATGGGATTGTTAAACCTACAGTCTCATGGCACGAGAGAAACCCATACGGTGGTTTTTGCGGTGTTACATCTAGGGAGATGGGACTTTCATTGTTGTGTCAAACGTTCTCCCAACCTTGCTAGTTATTGGAGTTCGGTGCAAGAAATTTTTGCGATTTTTAAGCGGGGGAGTGCCGCGAAAACTATTGTTGCAATGCAAACGTATTTTGGAGAACAATGTTTAGGGCTGGAAAATCTCCTTGGGGAAAAGCGGTTGGAGATTATGCAACAACTCACCCAAGAGACAAAAACCCGTTTAGATGAACTTTATACCCAAATTTATCGGGATAACTACACAATTTTTTTAGCGTTGCAAGAAGATAACTTACCGATTCCTCGGGAATTGCAAGTAGCAGCAGAAATTACTCTTTCTCAACGGTGTATCAAGAGTTTACAAGCTCTTGAGCGCGTAGAAGAAGAGGTGACAGCGCGAGAAACAGTGTTAGAGGAACTAGAAGCGATTACTACAGAAGCCAAAACCCTCAAATTGGAATTAGATATTCCAGAAGGAAGAGCCATTTTAGAACGCTTAACGGTACGTTCCTTGTGGCATTTACTTAACCATGATCCTGATAATGTTACGAAAGGAGAATATACTAAGCGGCTAATCCACCTTGGGCAAGTTCTACAGCTGGGCGTGATGCTTGATCGCTGTCAGGAATTATATTACTATTGGCTAAAATCCTTTGACAGTTCAGAGTTTTCCCCTAGCCTACGCCCTCTTTTAGAATTAGGACTAGATTTAGCGGTTGATGTCCGCCCTTGGCTACAAAAAGGAAATTCATAA